A genome region from Glycine max cultivar Williams 82 chromosome 5, Glycine_max_v4.0, whole genome shotgun sequence includes the following:
- the BZIP111 gene encoding bZIP transcription factor bZIP111 (The RefSeq protein has 1 substitution compared to this genomic sequence) translates to MASPGGSGTYSSGSSSLQNSGSEGDRDIMEQRKRKRMLSNRESARRSRIRKQQHLEGLSAQLDQLKKENAQINTNISITTQMYLNVEAENAILRAQMGELSNRLNSLNEMISFINSTNNNCLMMFDEAQETTTQLFNDCGFMDYAWNGIPIMASADNEMLIMY, encoded by the coding sequence ATGGCTTCTCCTGGTGGAAGTGGAACCTATTCATCTGGTTCCAGTTCTCTTCAAAACTCTGGTTCTGAAGGAGACAGAGACATCATGgaacagaggaagaggaagagaatgTTGTCCAATAGGGAATCGGCACGTAGATCGAGGATAAGGAAACAGCAGCACCTGGAAGGTCTGAGTGCCCAATTGGATCAGCTTAAAAAGGAGAACGCACAAATCAACACAAACATAAGCATCACGACGCAGATGTACCTCAACGTGGAAGCTGAGAACGCGATTCTGAGGGCTCAAATGGGGGAACTGAGCAACAGATTGAACTCTCTGAACGAAATGATAAGTTTCATTAACTCCACCAACAACAACTGCTTGATGATGTTCGATGAGGCACAGGAGACGACCACTCAGTTGTTCAATGATTGTGGCTTCATGGATTATGCTTGGAATGGAATACCAATCATGGCTTCCGCTGACAATGAAATGTTGTTCATGTATTGA
- the LOC100788131 gene encoding mitogen-activated protein kinase 7-like isoform X1 produces the protein MATLVEPPNRIKPKGKHYYTIWQTLFEIDTKYVPIKPIGRGAYGVVCSSINRETNEKVAIKKIGNIFENSIDALRTLRELKLLRHIRHENVIALKDVMMPIHRTSFKDVYLVYELMDTDLHQIIKSSQPLSNDHCKYFLFQLLRGLKYLHSANILHRDLKPGNLLVNANCDLKICDFGLARTNGVDGQFMTEYVVTRWYRAPELLLCCDNYGTSIDVWSVGCIFAEILGRKPIFPGTECLNQLKLIISVLGSQHESHLEFIDNAKARRFIKSLPCTRGRHFSQLYPQADPLAIDLLQKMLLFDPTKRITVLEALQHPYMAGLYDPRCNPPAQVPISLDIDEHWGEPMIREMMWNEMLHYHPEAASTNA, from the exons ATGGCTACTTTAGTTGAACCCCCCAACAGAATTAAGCCTAAGGGGAAGCATTATTATACAATATGGCAAACATTGTTTGAGATTGATACGAAGTACGTTCCAATCAAGCCTATAGGCCGAGGAGCATATGGCGTGGTGTGCTCTTCCATCAACAGGGAGACCAATGAGAAAGTTGCAATTAAGAAGATTGGTAATATATTTGAGAATTCTATTGATGCATTGAGAACTTTAAGGGAGCTGAAGCTGCTTAGACATATTCGGCACGAGAATGTCATTGCTTTGAAAGATGTTATGATGCCAATCCACAGAACAAGTTTTAAAGATGTCTACTTGGTCTACGAGCTCATGGATACAGATCTTCATCAAATTATTAAGTCCTCTCAACCACTTTCCAATGATCATTGCAAATATTTCTTGTTTCAG CTCCTTCGAGGTCTAAAATATCTTCATTCAGCAAACATTCTTCACCGGGACTTGAAGCCTGGGAATCTGCTCGTCAATGCCAATTGCGATTTGAAGATATGTGACTTTGGGCTTGCACGAACTAATGGAGTTGATGGCCAGTTTATGACAGAGTATGTTGTCACTCGCTGGTATCGTGCACCGGAGCTCTTGTTATGCTGTGACAATTATGGAACCTCTATTGATGTCTGGTCAGTAGGGTGCATTTTTGCTGAGATTCTTGGTAGAAAGCCAATCTTCCCTGGAACTGAATGTCTCAACCAGCTGAAACTAATTATAAGCGTTCTTGGAAGCCAGCATGAATCTCATCTTGAGTTTATTGACAATGCAAAAGCCAGGAGATTTATCAAATCACTGCCCTGTACTAGAGGCAGACACTTCTCTCAGCTATACCCACAAGCAGATCCATTAGCCATAgatttgttgcaaaaaatgCTTTTGTTTGATCCAACCAAGAGAATTACTGTCTTGGAAGCTCTCCAACACCCGTATATGGCTGGCCTATATGATCCAAGGTGCAACCCTCCTGCTCAGGTTCCCATCAGTCTTGACATAGATGAACATTGGGGAGAACCGATGATTAGGGAAATGATGTGGAATGAGATGCTACATTATCATCCTGAAGCTGCTTCTACCAATGCatag